The stretch of DNA CAGAAGGCCCTGACTCAATAACAACTCCCGAGGCACAAGCTCCTACGGCCACAGCAGATCCCGGCTCACAAGTAGCCCCGACCCCAACTGCACACTCACCCCAATAGGGGGCTGTTACACGTGATGGGCGAACGCATACGAACAAGACCCGATCTTCTCCACCTCGTTCGCACCTGCGCGCGGTGCAGCTTGATACTGCTGGCGCTCGGCCTGCCGGCTTGTAAGGGATTCCCGGCCTTCGATTTAGCGCCGCGCTATGAACTGCCTGAGTACGTCGTCCCCGCCTCATGGAAGGGCGCCAGTCCTTTCGTCGAGGCGACGCCGTCGGATGACGAATTGCGCACGGATTGGTGGAAGCTATTTAACGATCCCGTCCTGAACAAGCTTGAAGAACAGGCCATGGCGGCCAATCCCGATCTGCAGGCCGCCGCCGAGCGGTTCGTCCAAGCTCGCGATGTGATGATGAAGGCCCGCGCACAATACCTGCCTCACCTCGGCCTAGGGTTTGGCGCCTCGGACAATAGGGAATCCATTAATCGACTGTTTCGTCCTCCGGACATTTCGCAATTCGGGACGACCGTTCTCGGCGGAGGGCTCGCATCCTGGGAACCGGATTTCTGGTCGGCGCTTCGGAATGCGACGCGTGCCGAGCTCTATCGCGCCGAAGAGCGCGCCGCCGACTACGGGCTCGCGCGCCTCAGTTTGCAGGCGGAACTGGCCGCCGATTACTTCGTCCTACGAGGATACGACGCGCAACGCGCCATCTATAAACAATCGATCGACCTGTACCAACAGTCGCTGGACCTCGTGAAGGCGCAATTCGCCGGCGCGATCGCATCGGCGCTGGACGTCGCTCGAGTCGAATCGCTGCTGTTCAGCACCGAGACGAAATACGCGCAGATTCAGGGGCAACGTCAAGTGACCGAACAAGCGATCGCCATCCTGCTCAATCTCGCGCCGGCCGGTTTTCAGGTCGAACCGGTCGATGATCTGCGTGTGGCGAAGTTTACGATTCCGCGAACCATCCCCTCCACCTTGCTTGAGCGTCGACCCGACATCGCGGGGATGGAACGTCGAATGGCGCAGGCGAACCGCGTGATCGGTATTGCCCGCGCCGCCTTTTATCCCAATGTGTTGTTCCGAGCCGGAGGCGGGTTTGAAGATACCGCCTTTAATCTGATCTCGCTCGCCAATAGTTTCTGGTCGTACGGCTCAAGTGTGTCGCTTCCGATTTTTCAGGGAGGGTATCGCCGTGCTCAATTGCAGCAGGCCTGGTCGGCCTATCGCGAGACAGAAGACCTCTACCGCTCAACGGTGCTCAACGCCTTCCGCGAAGTCGAAAATAATTTGAGCCTGACGGACCGACTGACCCTTGCAGCCAATCGGCAGGACGCCGCTGTCGGTGCCACCCTCAAGACGCAAAATCTGACCACGGAACTCTATCAGGGCGGGCTGGCGTCCAGCCTTGAACTTATTTATGCACAGGTCGCCACGCTCACCGCGCGCATCGACTCAGTACAAATCAAGGCTGAACTACTGAAATCCTCGGTGGGTCTCATCCGTGCACTCGGCGGAGGGTGGAACCGCCAGCAACTGCCGACCGACGACCAGATTCAACCCTTCGGAACCTTCCAGTACACGAATCTCGATAAACCTGCACCCGCGGGCGGCATCGACGTCAATGCGGAAAACAATCGGGTGCACAACGATCTCACCAAGCCCGCCGTTCGATAGCCGGCGCCCCCATAAATGACGTTATCGGTTGGAGGCAGGCGTTGTTCGTGCGATCCTTGGGAATGTGCCCTTCTCCCCTCCCTACGAGGTTCGTAGCACCCTTCATGATGATGCGGAACGCTCTCGCACTTCCCCTTACTCTTGTGCTGACCGCGCACCTGGGCGTCTACGCTGTACACCATGCCCATGCCGCAGACCAGCGACAGGCCGCTCAGCACTATGAGTTATCCAGAGGGGCGGGAGAGAAACGATCCGAGTGCGTCGGGCTGATACGAGTCGGCCCCACTATCGCCCTCGAGGATCTGGAGGCAACTCGGACACATTCCTACGGCGCGAAGATTTCTCTCCGAGGGACCAAAGACTCCGTGATCTGCGAAAATATTCTGCACCCAGCCATGCAGAGCTTTCTTAAGGACAGTGCGGTGAGGTTCCACAATGGCATGACTGTGCCTCTTGCGCAGGTGTTTGGCCAGATTCTTGAAGCGGGCAAGCAGCCGCGCATACCGCAAACGTTTACCTCCACAGCACTCGACAGGATACCTGTTCACGCCCTTCATGCGGTGGTGGTGTATGAGGGGACGGCAATTCGTCCCGATCCCCACCCTATCGACACTCCGCAGGGAATCATCCACATCAAGGTGGAGCACACGCACGGACCTATCACACTCTTTCTGATGTCCTATGACCCGGTCGATTGGAGGGTCTCCGCCACCGATGATGCCCACATAGAGTCAGTTATTCTCCGCGGGTACTCTCGTCAAACGATTCAAGGCCTGAGCAAGACCGTTCCCATCAATATTGTCTCTCTCGAGGATGACGGACCGGAACAGATGATGCCTCCATTTTCTCGAACGCTCGTGACCTCCCGAGATGGGCTGATTGAGTTTAAATCCTACGTGCGCGCGATGGTCGGAGTCGAGCCCGTGACCGTCCAGAGCATGTATACAGGCCATTCGATTGTGATCGACGGAAAGACAACCCTCGCCTATCCTGCCCCCATCGAAAGGCCGATCACGCAACCAGTCGTCTTCACATCGGACAACGAATCATCTGCACGATTCCACGGACGCAAGATGATTTCGCCGGATCGACTGACGGTCGGCTACGGGATGAGCGGCGCTTCGACGGAGAGCATCGCCAGTGTGCCGCACAGCAGAGGGAAATGGTACGCCGAATTCATGGTTCATGTCGGAAGCGACAACGCGGTCTCAGACACATGGACCAATGTCGGGATCCGGTCTACAGCCAATGAGCAAGGGGGACTTGTCCCACATGAGGGGCAATTGTCCTACGGAGTTAAGCGGTATCTTACGAACTCGGGCGGGCTGCGTGACAAAGATGTGATAGGACTGGCCATGGACCTGACGCAAGGCCATCTGTATGTTCGGCACAATGGCGCATGGGTGGGTGGCTCACCGGAAGGCGGGAATCCAATCATTCACATCACGAACGACCGCGAGTACGTCGTGGCAGTAGATGTCGGCTCCCCCGGGCAGGATTATAGTAAAACGGACACATGGACCGGCAATTTTGGTTCGACACCTTTCCACCATCCTCTTCCAGAAGGGTTCGAACCGTACGGAGGCCGCCGACCGACGCAGTGAGGAGTCGTACCGAAAAGACCGTCGGCTTCGCTTGTTCGAGACGCCCCTACTGCGACCGAAAGTGAATCCGCACGGTGAGTTCTCCCTCGACGGGGTCGTCGCCCTTGAGTTGCGGTAGGAACGTCCATTTGTTCAACGCGATGATGCCCGCCACAGTCAGTTCGCGGTGTTTTGCCGGTTCCAACACCACGACCGTCACCTGTGATTCTTTCGACACGAGCAAGCGCGCCTTCATCCAATCATCGAGCGGCTTGCCGTCCAGCGAGGAGGGAATCGCGGGCCAGGGCG from Nitrospira sp. encodes:
- a CDS encoding efflux transporter outer membrane subunit, whose translation is MILLALGLPACKGFPAFDLAPRYELPEYVVPASWKGASPFVEATPSDDELRTDWWKLFNDPVLNKLEEQAMAANPDLQAAAERFVQARDVMMKARAQYLPHLGLGFGASDNRESINRLFRPPDISQFGTTVLGGGLASWEPDFWSALRNATRAELYRAEERAADYGLARLSLQAELAADYFVLRGYDAQRAIYKQSIDLYQQSLDLVKAQFAGAIASALDVARVESLLFSTETKYAQIQGQRQVTEQAIAILLNLAPAGFQVEPVDDLRVAKFTIPRTIPSTLLERRPDIAGMERRMAQANRVIGIARAAFYPNVLFRAGGGFEDTAFNLISLANSFWSYGSSVSLPIFQGGYRRAQLQQAWSAYRETEDLYRSTVLNAFREVENNLSLTDRLTLAANRQDAAVGATLKTQNLTTELYQGGLASSLELIYAQVATLTARIDSVQIKAELLKSSVGLIRALGGGWNRQQLPTDDQIQPFGTFQYTNLDKPAPAGGIDVNAENNRVHNDLTKPAVR